Proteins encoded together in one Bombus vancouverensis nearcticus chromosome 14, iyBomVanc1_principal, whole genome shotgun sequence window:
- the DppIII gene encoding dipeptidyl peptidase 3 — protein sequence MFKLHRERNILQMWPFYRQKIVSQTVLKYFLRFFSFNISIKERRVGFIILNTDKNLKLLRNNFVSSVKLLSTKMSEDISLFTLPNNQPIIALECDTAFNALTKKEKLYAHYLSQAAWNGGLIVYVQTSPESPLLFALLHKIFLSETINELKNSAFNAGVSEDEFTAFLVYSCGIFANAGNYKSFGDSKIIPNFPKDKFEAIIKISKAYENNPKDIEEIWNKIQNIIYSTEGKLKSLGLGEKGVTTYFSANCTDKDAELVNDFMQNKGLESYNARCFKIANKQNDSEGSKNIDIYEIRLASVEINDNPNITLSEEVFKNARFKITRGDYSKLLIPVVDNIQKAKEYAANETEKSMLNKYIQHFKTGSLQDHKDGSRLWIKDKGPVIETYIGFIETYRDPAGQRGEFEGFVAMVNKEMSKKFATLVSNAEKFIPKLPWARDFEKDEFLRPDFTSLDVLTFSGSGIPAGINIPNYDEIRQSEGFKNVSLGNVIPANMKLDVLPFLSEHDQTLMNNYRVASFEVQVGLHELLGHGTGKLLRKLESGLYNFDMGKVKNPFTGEPINKFFLPGETYDSKFGSMGSSYEECRAEAVGLYLSLEKDILSIFGHENSKADDIIYVNWLSLLWTGCAKALEMYQPSTKKWLQAHSQARYVLLRVCLEAGNDFVNVIESEPGKNLLLTVDRTKILTVGKKAIGEFLTKLQIYKSTGDIEEAKKMYDKYSEVPETGPHPWARWRDIVLAHKEPRKIFVQSNTFVNGENEVQLKNYEPNFAGMIQSWIERFPSADVSQTLIELAEKDKQHFTLDN from the exons ATGTTTAAATTGCACCGCGAAAGAAATATATTGCAGATGTGGCCATTTTATCGACAGAAGATTGTTTCACAAACCGTGCTTAAATATTTTCTACGGTTTTTTTCATTTAACATTAGTATTAAGGAAAGAAGAGTAGGATTTATAATTCTAAATACGGATAAAAACCTTAAGcttttaagaaataattttgtttCAAG TGTGAAATTATTATCTACAAAAATGAGTGAAGATATTTCCTTGTTTACTTTACCGAATAACCAACCAATAATTGCTTTAGAATGTGATACTGCATTTAATGCattaacaaaaaaggaaaaattatatgCACATTATTTAAGTCAAGCTGCATGGAATGGTGGTCTTATTGTATATGTACAAACTTCCCCAGAATCACCATTATTATTTGCccttttacataaaattttctTATCTGAAACAATAAATGAATTGAAAAATTCTGCATTTAATGCTGGTGTTAGTGAAGATGAGTTCACA GCATTTTTAGTATATTCTTGTGGAATCTTTGCAAATGCTGGTAATTATAAATCTTTTGGTGACAGCAAAATAATACCTAACTTCCCTAAGGATAAATTTGAAGccataataaaaatttcaaaggcATATGAAAATAATCCCAAAGACATTGAagaaatttggaataaaattcaaaatataatatattctacAGAAGGAAAATTAAAATCTTTGGGATTAGGTGAAAAAGGGGTTACAACTTATTTCTCTGCTAATTGTACAGACAAAGATGCAGAATTAGTTAATGATTTTATGCAAAATAAAGGACTAGAATCTTATAATGCCAGAtgttttaaaatagcaaataaaCAAAACGATTCTGAAGGTTCCAAAAACATAGATATATATGAAATCAGATTAGCTTCTGTGGAGATCAATGATAATCCTAATATTACATTGTCAGAAGAAGTATTTAAAAATGCAAGATTTAAAATTACAAGAGGAGACTATAGCAAACTTTTGATTCCAGTTGTTGATAATATTCAGAAAGCAAAAGAATATGCTGCAAATGAAACTGAAAAGAgtatgttaaataaatatatacagcaTTTCAAGACAGGATCTTTACAAGATCATAAAGATGGATCTCGTTTGTGGATTAAGGACAAAGGACCAGTTATAGAAACTTATATTGGTTTTATTGAAACCTATAGAGATCCAGCAGGTCAGAGAGGGGAGTTTGAAGGATTTGTAGCAATGGTAAATAAAGAAATGTCCAAAAAATTTGCTACATTAGTAAGTAATGCAGAAAAATTTATACCAAAGCTTCCTTGGGCCAGAGACTTTGAAAAAGATGAATTTCTAAGGCCTGATTTTACTTCATTGGATGTTCTAACATTCTCAGGATCTGGTATCCCTGCAggtataaatattccaaattatGATGAAATTAGGCAATCAGAAGgatttaaaaatgtttctttgGGTAATGTAATTCCTGCAAATATGAAATTAGATGTACTGCCATTTTTATCTGAACACGATCAAACTCTAATGAATAATTATAGAGTAGCTAGCTTTGAAGTACAAGTTGGTTTGCATGAACTTCTTGGTCATGGAACAGGTAAATTATTGAGGAAATTAGAATCTGGTTTATATAATTTTGACATGGGAAAAGTAAAAAATCCTTTTACTGGAGAAccaataaataaattctttttacCTGGTGAAACATATGATTCAAAGTTTGGGTCAATGGGATCTTCTTATGAAGAATGCAGGGCAGAAGCAGTTGGATTATATTTATCTTTAGAGAAAGATATACTAAGTATATTTGGACATGAGAATTCTAAGGCTGATGATATAATATATGTTAATTGGTTATCTTTATTATGGACTGGTTGTGCAAAAGCTTTAGAAATGTATCAACCATCTACTAAGAAGTGGCTACAAGCTCATTCTCAAGCAAGATATGTCTTACTTAGAGTTTGTTTAGAAGCTGGCAatgattttgttaatgttatagAATCTGAGCCAGGGAAGAATTTATTATTAACTGTTGACAGAACGAAAATTTTGACAGTTGGTAAAAAAGCGATTGGAGAGTTCTTAActaaattgcaaatttataaAAGTACAGGTGACATTGAAGAAGCCAAAAAAATGTATGACAAATATAGTGAAGTACCCGAAACAGGTCCGCATCCATGGGCACGTTGGAGAGATATAGTTTTAGCTCACAAAGAACCacgaaaaatatttgtacaatctAACACATTTGTAAATG GTGAAAATGAGGTACAATTGAAAAACTATGAACCCAATTTTGCTGGAATGATTCAGTCTTGGATAGAAAGATTCCCTTCTGCAGATGTTTCACAAACACTTATTGAACTTGCAGAAAAAGACAAACAACATTTTACACTGGACAATTAA
- the DNApol-alpha73 gene encoding DNA polymerase alpha subunit B isoform X2 has translation MILIGRKRIVCLLISYREGFSFHLRKLTRFLQRQTKRARSPTAETESNNKLRAISHTFTPLNYTSQSDVPIRAPSTTVRGKVLLLFGPAIQNWKKQNEHDVSIVKADNSHIPKGALYMFEMFSNQGAILTMHCQSFGERLCYAWNAIEPPNSNIRYIRNIAPIKPVVFRTWGRLFITAEKPSGRKIVMLEGTKRLKIQKQAPILHLNLKAIKHYSVFTGQIVAVEGIITTEDTLTVNKLFVKGYAPLFDVPKISKDIKIYVAAGPFTPSDNLNYQPLWDLMERVVEDEPNMLILVGPFVEYTHPEIKKCSLKETFQDFFDTLLTKILQYLQGKSTRIILVPSNRDVHHHPVFPTPEFILNTNKLGSSTTNICSMPDPCIINVDGLHIGVTSVDVLRHLGQQEVSNTPGMDRLGRLAEHVLSQSSFYPVYPPPPGLNLDTRLWKQYACFERQPHVLILPSDVRHYCKPLNECLVLNPERLQKYICAKLCVRPMNNGKWDPNRVSCEIVKV, from the exons ATGATTCTTATTGGTAGAAAAAGGATAGTGTGCCTTCTCATATCGTATAGAGAGGGATTCTCCTTCCATCTAAGAAAGCTGACCAGATTTCTTCAGAGG CAAACTAAAAGAGCAAGAAGTCCAACAGCTGAGACAgaaagcaataataaattacgAGCAATAAGCCATACATTCACACCGTTGAATTATACCTCACAATC TGATGTTCCGATTCGTGCACCCAGTACAACGGTTAGAGGCAAAGTCCTTTTACTTTTTGGCCCCGCCATTCAAAATTGGAAGAAACAAAACGAGCACGATGTATCGATCGTTAAGGCGGATAATTCTCATATACCTAAAGGTGCATTGTACATGTTTGAAATGTTTTCCAATCAGGGAGCAATTCTTACCATGCATTGTCAAAGTTTTGGGGAGCGATTGTGCTACGCTTGGAACGCCATTGAACCTCCTAATTCGAATATACGTTACATTAGAAACATAGCGCCTATAAAACCAGTTGTGTTTAGAACATGGGGCAGACTATTTATAACAGCCGAAAAGCCTAGTGGAAGGAAAATTGTTATGCTGGAAGGTACTAAAAGGCTTAAAATTCAGAAACAAGCTCCCATTTTACATTTGAATCTTAAAGCAATTAAGCATTACTCAGTGTTTACTGGTCAGATCGTTGCGGTTGAGGGTATTATCACTACTGAGGATACTTTAACAGTAAATAAATTGTTTGTTAAGGGATATGCACCATTATTCGATGTACCCAAAATAtcgaaagatattaaaatatacgtTGCGGCTGGTCCGTTTACACCTTCtgataatttaaattatcaaCCTTTATGGGATCTTATGGAACGCGTTGTAGAAGACGAACCTAATATGTTAATATTAGTTGGACCTTTCGTAGAATATACACATcctgaaattaaaaaatgtagttTGAAAGAGACTTTTCAAGATTTTTTTGATACGCTTTTAACGAAGATTCTGCAATATTTACAAGG GAAATCTACTCGCATTATATTGGTACCTTCTAATCGTGATGTGCATCATCATCCGGTTTTTCCAACTCCGGAGTTCATTCTAAATACAAATAAACTTGGATCAAGTACGACGAATATTTGTAGTATGCCAGATCCATGCATAATAAATGTAGACGGTTTACATATAGGAGTAACATCGGTTGATGTACTTAGACATCTTGGACAACAAGAAGTATC GAATACACCTGGAATGGATAGACTTGGTCGTTTGGCCGAGCATGTATTGTCTCAGTCCTCATTCTACCCTGTATATCCTCCTCCTCCTGGCTTGAATCTTGATACCAGACTTTGGAAACAATACGCTTGTTTTGAACGGCAACCCCACGTGTTGATCTTACCTTCCGACGTTAGACATTATTGCAAACCATTAAATGAATGCCTCGTTTTGAATCCGGAGCGATTACAAAAGTACATATGTGCTAAGTTATGTGTACGGCCAATGAATAATGGAAAATGGGATCCAAATAGAGTATCTTGTGAGATTGTAAAAGTCTGA
- the LOC117166221 gene encoding DNA repair protein RAD51 homolog A produces MTAMADTATLQGDEEFEEYNPQAKLIKTLEGNGITAGDVKKLEEAGYYTVEAVAYAPKKCLIAIKGISEAKADKILQEASKLVVMGFKSATEIHQTRSNIVFVTTGSSELDRLLGGGIETGSITEIFGEFRSGKTQLCHTLAVNCQLPIDMGGAEGKCLYIDTEGTFRPERLIAVAERYKIAGDSVLDNVACARAYNTDHQTQLLIQASAMMTESRYALLIVDSATGLYRTEYSGRGELAARQMHLGRFLRMLLRLADEHGVAVVITNQVVAQVDGAASMFGGDQKKPIGGHILAHASTTRLYLRKGRGETRICKIYDSPCLPESEAMFAINADGIGDVKE; encoded by the exons ATGACAGCTATGGCAGACACAGCTACTCTTCAAGGAGATGAAGAATTTGAAGAATATAATCCACaagcaaaattaataaaaacccTGGAA GGAAATGGTATAACAGCAGGAGATGTAAAAAAGCTGGAAGAAGCTGGCTACTATACTGTGGAAGCTGTAGCCTATGCTCCAAAAAAGTGCTTAATTGCTATCAAAGGTATCAGTGAAGCTAAAGCAGATAAAATTTTGCAAGAAGCTTCCAAACTTGTTGTAATGGGATTTAAGAGTGCTACTGAAATTCATCAAACTCGTTCCAATATTGTTTTTGTAACAACTGGTTCCAGTGAATTGGACAGACTATTAGGCGGTGGTATCGAAACGGGTTCTATTACAGAAATATTTGGAGAATTTAGATCAGGAAAGACTCAATTATGTCATACGCTTGCTGTGAATTGTCAATTACCGATAGATATGGGTGGTGCAGAAGGAAAATGTCTTTACATAGATACAGAAGGAACTTTTAGACCCGAAAGATTAATTGCTGTTGCTGAAAGATATAAGATAGCAGGGGATTCTGTATTAGATAATGTGGCATGTGCTAGAGCTTATAATACAGATCATCAAACTCAATTACTAATTCAAGCTAGTGCTATGATGACAGAATCTAGATATGCATTATTGATAGTAGATAGTGCAACCGGTTTATATAGAACTGAATACTCTGGAAGGGGAGAATTAGCTGCTAGACAAATGCATTTAGGTAGATTTCTCAGAATGTTGCTCAGATTAGCGGATGAACATGGTGTTGCTGTTGTTATAACCAATCAAGTTGTGGCACAAGTTGATGGTGCAGCTAGTATGTTTGGTGGCGACCAAAAAAAGCCTATTGGTGGTCATATTTTAGCTCATGCAAGTACTACAAGATTATATTTACGTAAGGGTAGAGGTGAAACTAGAATATGTAAAATCTATGATTCACCCTGTTTGCCTGAGAGTGAAGcaatgtttgcaataaatgcaGATGGTATTGGTGATGTCAAAGAATAA
- the DNApol-alpha73 gene encoding DNA polymerase alpha subunit B isoform X3 yields MLTPEDHAITQTKRARSPTAETESNNKLRAISHTFTPLNYTSQSDVPIRAPSTTVRGKVLLLFGPAIQNWKKQNEHDVSIVKADNSHIPKGALYMFEMFSNQGAILTMHCQSFGERLCYAWNAIEPPNSNIRYIRNIAPIKPVVFRTWGRLFITAEKPSGRKIVMLEGTKRLKIQKQAPILHLNLKAIKHYSVFTGQIVAVEGIITTEDTLTVNKLFVKGYAPLFDVPKISKDIKIYVAAGPFTPSDNLNYQPLWDLMERVVEDEPNMLILVGPFVEYTHPEIKKCSLKETFQDFFDTLLTKILQYLQGKSTRIILVPSNRDVHHHPVFPTPEFILNTNKLGSSTTNICSMPDPCIINVDGLHIGVTSVDVLRHLGQQEVSNTPGMDRLGRLAEHVLSQSSFYPVYPPPPGLNLDTRLWKQYACFERQPHVLILPSDVRHYCKPLNECLVLNPERLQKYICAKLCVRPMNNGKWDPNRVSCEIVKV; encoded by the exons ATGTTGACTCCCGAAGATCATGCTATAACT CAAACTAAAAGAGCAAGAAGTCCAACAGCTGAGACAgaaagcaataataaattacgAGCAATAAGCCATACATTCACACCGTTGAATTATACCTCACAATC TGATGTTCCGATTCGTGCACCCAGTACAACGGTTAGAGGCAAAGTCCTTTTACTTTTTGGCCCCGCCATTCAAAATTGGAAGAAACAAAACGAGCACGATGTATCGATCGTTAAGGCGGATAATTCTCATATACCTAAAGGTGCATTGTACATGTTTGAAATGTTTTCCAATCAGGGAGCAATTCTTACCATGCATTGTCAAAGTTTTGGGGAGCGATTGTGCTACGCTTGGAACGCCATTGAACCTCCTAATTCGAATATACGTTACATTAGAAACATAGCGCCTATAAAACCAGTTGTGTTTAGAACATGGGGCAGACTATTTATAACAGCCGAAAAGCCTAGTGGAAGGAAAATTGTTATGCTGGAAGGTACTAAAAGGCTTAAAATTCAGAAACAAGCTCCCATTTTACATTTGAATCTTAAAGCAATTAAGCATTACTCAGTGTTTACTGGTCAGATCGTTGCGGTTGAGGGTATTATCACTACTGAGGATACTTTAACAGTAAATAAATTGTTTGTTAAGGGATATGCACCATTATTCGATGTACCCAAAATAtcgaaagatattaaaatatacgtTGCGGCTGGTCCGTTTACACCTTCtgataatttaaattatcaaCCTTTATGGGATCTTATGGAACGCGTTGTAGAAGACGAACCTAATATGTTAATATTAGTTGGACCTTTCGTAGAATATACACATcctgaaattaaaaaatgtagttTGAAAGAGACTTTTCAAGATTTTTTTGATACGCTTTTAACGAAGATTCTGCAATATTTACAAGG GAAATCTACTCGCATTATATTGGTACCTTCTAATCGTGATGTGCATCATCATCCGGTTTTTCCAACTCCGGAGTTCATTCTAAATACAAATAAACTTGGATCAAGTACGACGAATATTTGTAGTATGCCAGATCCATGCATAATAAATGTAGACGGTTTACATATAGGAGTAACATCGGTTGATGTACTTAGACATCTTGGACAACAAGAAGTATC GAATACACCTGGAATGGATAGACTTGGTCGTTTGGCCGAGCATGTATTGTCTCAGTCCTCATTCTACCCTGTATATCCTCCTCCTCCTGGCTTGAATCTTGATACCAGACTTTGGAAACAATACGCTTGTTTTGAACGGCAACCCCACGTGTTGATCTTACCTTCCGACGTTAGACATTATTGCAAACCATTAAATGAATGCCTCGTTTTGAATCCGGAGCGATTACAAAAGTACATATGTGCTAAGTTATGTGTACGGCCAATGAATAATGGAAAATGGGATCCAAATAGAGTATCTTGTGAGATTGTAAAAGTCTGA
- the LOC117166227 gene encoding N-acylneuraminate-9-phosphatase: protein MTMATLHEKHFCSSNVSISAVFFDLDNTLIETRKGDNQTCRKLAEELTQEYGIPEDISVKITTTYLKLFRKCPDNVIHTLDVWRITLWSRALGEKYSYLAKKIYERWLCLRYYYLALSSDIVSMLHQLRLKYLLGLITNGPSNAQWEKIRKLSLEQYFDIILVSGDLPWEKPKREIFRKAYRFLNVKPDSCVMVGDKLETDILGGIEAGLGCTIWIPTLDKPPLLRGDPQPDFTIRHVTDLLSILNRSPDAPELEDSSSNASDGS, encoded by the exons ATGACAATGGCGACTTTGCATGAGAAGCATTTTTGTTCATCCAATGTATCTATAAGCGCTGTGTTCTTTGATCTGGACAATACTCTCATCGAGACTAGAAAGGGCGACAATCAAACATGTCGAAAG TTGGCTGAGGAACTAACACAAGAATATGGTATTCCTGAAGATATATCTGTGAAGATTACAACAACATATTTGAAGCTCTTTAGAAAATGTCCTGATAATGTAATTCACACCTTGGATGTTTGGCGTATAACTTTATGGAGTAGAGCACTCGGAGAAAAGTACTCATATCTAGCAAAAAAAATTTACGAGCGATGGTTATGTCTACGATATTATTATTTGGCTCTGTCGTCAGATATAGTTTCTATGCTGCATCAATTGAGGTTAAAATACCTCTTAGGTTTGATTACAAATGGTCCATCTAATGCACAATGGGAAAAAATACGAAAACTTTCACTAGAACAATATTTCGATATAATTCTTGTATCAGGAGATTTACCATGggaaaaacccaaaagggaaatatttcgaaaagcATACCGATTTTTAAATGTTAAACCAGATAGTTGTGTAATGGTTGGTGACAAACTGGAAACTGATATCCTGG GTGGAATAGAAGCAGGTCTAGGGTGTACAATTTGGATTCCAACATTGGATAAACCACCCTTATTAAGGGGAGATCCACAACCAGATTTTACTATAAGGCATGTCACAGATCTCTTAAGTATTTTAAACAGAAGTCCTGATGCACCAGAACTTGAAGATTCTTCTTCAAATGCGTCAGATGGTAGTTGA
- the DNApol-alpha73 gene encoding DNA polymerase alpha subunit B isoform X1, which yields MVSEESLILCFSNLGCDISDKSVIDKCIQLCHDYNIDEEKFVELWVAYTIPHSLDIDPTINNLIKFEKEDLEKNNKCSLDVPTQVVSNIHIDIQSNTEITGKNVLDIYSSGECPTLKQTKRARSPTAETESNNKLRAISHTFTPLNYTSQSDVPIRAPSTTVRGKVLLLFGPAIQNWKKQNEHDVSIVKADNSHIPKGALYMFEMFSNQGAILTMHCQSFGERLCYAWNAIEPPNSNIRYIRNIAPIKPVVFRTWGRLFITAEKPSGRKIVMLEGTKRLKIQKQAPILHLNLKAIKHYSVFTGQIVAVEGIITTEDTLTVNKLFVKGYAPLFDVPKISKDIKIYVAAGPFTPSDNLNYQPLWDLMERVVEDEPNMLILVGPFVEYTHPEIKKCSLKETFQDFFDTLLTKILQYLQGKSTRIILVPSNRDVHHHPVFPTPEFILNTNKLGSSTTNICSMPDPCIINVDGLHIGVTSVDVLRHLGQQEVSNTPGMDRLGRLAEHVLSQSSFYPVYPPPPGLNLDTRLWKQYACFERQPHVLILPSDVRHYCKPLNECLVLNPERLQKYICAKLCVRPMNNGKWDPNRVSCEIVKV from the exons ATGGTGTCAGAAGAATCGTTAATTCTGTGCTTTTCTAATTTAGGTTGTGATATTTCCGATAAATCCGTGATCGATAAAT GTATTCAGCTATGTCATGATTATAACATAGATGAAGAAAAATTTGTAGAATTATGGGTAGCATATACAATTCCACATTCCTTAGATATTGATCCAACAATAAACAATCTTATTAAGTTTGAAAAGGAAGATTTAGAAAAAAACAATAAATGTTCTTTAGACGTTCCTACTCAAGTAGTATCAAATATACATATTGATATACAGTCTAATACAGAAATTAC TGGTAAGAATGTTTTGGATATATACAGCAGTGGAGAATGCCCTACATTAAAG CAAACTAAAAGAGCAAGAAGTCCAACAGCTGAGACAgaaagcaataataaattacgAGCAATAAGCCATACATTCACACCGTTGAATTATACCTCACAATC TGATGTTCCGATTCGTGCACCCAGTACAACGGTTAGAGGCAAAGTCCTTTTACTTTTTGGCCCCGCCATTCAAAATTGGAAGAAACAAAACGAGCACGATGTATCGATCGTTAAGGCGGATAATTCTCATATACCTAAAGGTGCATTGTACATGTTTGAAATGTTTTCCAATCAGGGAGCAATTCTTACCATGCATTGTCAAAGTTTTGGGGAGCGATTGTGCTACGCTTGGAACGCCATTGAACCTCCTAATTCGAATATACGTTACATTAGAAACATAGCGCCTATAAAACCAGTTGTGTTTAGAACATGGGGCAGACTATTTATAACAGCCGAAAAGCCTAGTGGAAGGAAAATTGTTATGCTGGAAGGTACTAAAAGGCTTAAAATTCAGAAACAAGCTCCCATTTTACATTTGAATCTTAAAGCAATTAAGCATTACTCAGTGTTTACTGGTCAGATCGTTGCGGTTGAGGGTATTATCACTACTGAGGATACTTTAACAGTAAATAAATTGTTTGTTAAGGGATATGCACCATTATTCGATGTACCCAAAATAtcgaaagatattaaaatatacgtTGCGGCTGGTCCGTTTACACCTTCtgataatttaaattatcaaCCTTTATGGGATCTTATGGAACGCGTTGTAGAAGACGAACCTAATATGTTAATATTAGTTGGACCTTTCGTAGAATATACACATcctgaaattaaaaaatgtagttTGAAAGAGACTTTTCAAGATTTTTTTGATACGCTTTTAACGAAGATTCTGCAATATTTACAAGG GAAATCTACTCGCATTATATTGGTACCTTCTAATCGTGATGTGCATCATCATCCGGTTTTTCCAACTCCGGAGTTCATTCTAAATACAAATAAACTTGGATCAAGTACGACGAATATTTGTAGTATGCCAGATCCATGCATAATAAATGTAGACGGTTTACATATAGGAGTAACATCGGTTGATGTACTTAGACATCTTGGACAACAAGAAGTATC GAATACACCTGGAATGGATAGACTTGGTCGTTTGGCCGAGCATGTATTGTCTCAGTCCTCATTCTACCCTGTATATCCTCCTCCTCCTGGCTTGAATCTTGATACCAGACTTTGGAAACAATACGCTTGTTTTGAACGGCAACCCCACGTGTTGATCTTACCTTCCGACGTTAGACATTATTGCAAACCATTAAATGAATGCCTCGTTTTGAATCCGGAGCGATTACAAAAGTACATATGTGCTAAGTTATGTGTACGGCCAATGAATAATGGAAAATGGGATCCAAATAGAGTATCTTGTGAGATTGTAAAAGTCTGA